The DNA region AGGACTATTTCTctgatttctttttaaagtttcatttttctcttcaaagaATTGTTAAGCAGCTTGCAAAGGTGCCAAGCACCTATCCAAATGCTTTACATTTGATTacgtatttttattattgatcagAGAAATCGAAAGGCAAAAGGTTATAATATTTCCTTACGAATGGAActgtttacattttttttttttcataaataagtaCTCCCCGGAGAAGAAGCGGTATTGATCAACACAGAGTCATCACAACTGCGAGCGAAAGCGCTTCTTAGCATAAAAAGAAGATGAGCAAAAATCTTGGAACCCTTATTTGGTACGACGATAGTTTCACGACCGACGACTTGACAGCAATTCCCAAACTAAAGCTTCGAGGCAGTGGTTGGATTTCTGGCTCGATTTGTTGTTGCGAATGTTCTAAGAAGCCCTTCTTGAGTTACTGACACAATGTGCTGTCCATCAATACATGAATAAATTCAGTTCGGAGTTTTCTCTTGTCTATCAATCACAACTCCACttgttaaagagaaaaaaagcagcagaaaatagagagagaagcatgacaacaataataaaaaacatggttgCACCATCATAGAAATAAATGATTATTTATATAGTAGAGTTAATTTACCTCTCCTTTTCTATTGAACATTTCACCAACTACAAAGCCTCGAGCATTATAGGCAGCAGGGCTCACAATCTGATAGTCAATGATGTGTTAAGATTTCTGACATATCCAAGAGTGAGAAATGCAATCTGACACTTACCGCAAATAATAACCACTCATCAGCTCTAAAAGGCCTATGGAACCACATCCTGAAATTTGGGAAAAAAGCCAATGAAATGATTAATTGAAGCCAAAGCGGAAGAAAGGCTCTTCTACGGTGATATGGGTTCAAGGGATATACACGTTTAAtctaaacaaataaaaggaGTTCCCTAGTCAATGATAAGCATCATTCGACAGATGCTGTTGATTCACAAGAGCAAGCCAACTATAGAAGAGCTATTTAAGAAAACTAGTGCTTGCTATAGCGACCCTAGCTATTGTTCTAGTTCAAATTATTCAAAACAGGCCTGGGAGAAATAAATAACCTGAGCCAAATGGAGAGGATCCATCTTTAAACCATTATTCACCCTAACTAGATCTTGAACTTCAATTATCTCAAACCATACAAGGGGGGGAGGATATAAACTGGTTATTCTCAGTAGATTAAATTAGATGATTACATGGCAAAAATGACAAAAGGATCACCCAAAATATCATCCGTCCAAATGAAAGTGGTGCAACCCTCTTTCAATGTAACATAAATCTTGCACAGCATGgtcaataaataattatattgttatAAGATGCAGATACTTACGTGTGATCTAGACTAACTGCAGATGGCTTCAAACCCCTAGCACGGTGGGGATTCACACTAACTTGAAGAAATATGAGATCAGAAGCATATGCCACTACACATCTGTAAAAGAACAATTCGATAACATTAAAATTCAAGGATGATATTGCTTGTGCATCACTGGTGCGATCCACTTCCATTCATCTAAGACCCGACACATTAAAGTACTCGGGAGGTTTCtatccttttaaattttaatattgttagTTATAGAAAGAAGTCAGTTTGAGGAAAATTATTCATGCAGCCAATCTCAACTAATTTGGGGATAAGCTTTCATACAATTGAGTCAAGTCCAACAGAAGTTGCTTACCTATGCAAAGCCTGATCATCTGAAAGTTTCCCTTTTGCTCTAAACCAGTACTTCAGGCTGCAAATATTTCATTAGATTGGCCTCCAATAGAGTAAAGGCATACAAGCCACAAGGACATCAAAGGGTTCGTATTCCAACACAAGACAAACATATATAGGTCCTTATCGAAAGATCAGATTAGCAACATAATAAACCAGTCCTACCTTGGAGGAGATTTTGTCTGATTAGTGTTAGTGTTGGGCTCACAAAACCTTATTTCCATTGGCCAAGGGACAAATTCTTTTGCAGCAACTTTGTTGCGATAGCTCCTGAACATGCAATGCAATTGTTAACTCTGGTTCCAGGCTCAAAGAGTTAActgcttaaattaaaataaaataaaaaccttttacAAGTGAACCAAGTTGCAACAAACGCTGTAATCCAGCAGAAATGCAAAAAGGTTACAGGAGAAAGCATTGACCACCCATAACTGAAGTTGCATTCATACCTTGGAAGAAGAGGATCAGTAAGACGTTTCTCACGCAGCTCTTCCATTGACAAAAGCTGCAATATGAGGATTCAATATCCAAAGCAGTAATGGAATGTATAAAAACATACAAGCTCGTTCAGCTTACCAGCTCTGGTTCAGGCACAGCTGGCATCTGTGCTAGCTGGTGGACAAACCCGTGTTcttctttctataaaattaaattaacccaATACCAGTTTTATTCTTGATTAATAGCAAAAGAAATCTACCAAAAATATAACTTAAGTATATAATTGAGGACgtttgaaattttattgaaagtttTGTAGAAGAGGCATAAATTGAGGGGAAAAGGCAATGTCTTTAAGCAAAAAACTGCATCAGGTATTgactgataattaaatatttgcttGAATAATTCTTACATGAATCAATGTCATCACAGACACAAAAGACATTCtttaagtcaatttttttttttttttatggccaGAAAACAAAGTGGCATTGGAACCtgcatttgattttcaaaagacaaaCTGGCCTTAATGATGATTGACTTTCTCAGGGGAGGGTTTACTGTCCTGAACATCTAAGTTCAAGATTTAAATAGCACCTGTTCTGTGCAACCTCTGCGCAAGCATTCTATGATAGAGGCAGACAATTAAAGAACTGAGCTGGAGATTGGTATCTTAAGACCAAGAAGCAAACACAAAGCCAATAGCAGCTTTAAATACATGGTGACAGCATCAAAGAGATTTCTGGAAGTTCCTAATACGATGATATAGAGAAACACATTGGGATCAACAGTAGTTACAGATTATTTACTTGGAATCCCTCAAGTTATACCACACAATGACAGTTATTTAACTTTCGATCCTAGTTTCCCTGTTCAGGTATATATCCCTACAGCAGTTTAGTTTCTCTGCCACTGATTGATCACCCCTCTTACAAACCTAATGTACTAATCCAATTACCAATCTCAAAAAGATTCAATCATAACATTGCAGAACACTGAATAAAGGTCTATTTCATGTTCTTTCCCCATCAGGGGAGGTTCATTATTCAAAATCTACTATGTTTCCATATCAGAACCTTAAGCATTAATCTCTAGGTTTACAATCACTCTTAAAATCACTACGGTGCCACAGGGCCATAACCACATAGCATAAGAAGTTTCCCTCACGATGCTAGCATTCATTTAAAACCTCCCCCATGGTGGGGTATCTAACTATAACCCTGCTAGAAACTAAAGATTTCCTCTGGCCCCATTCACAAAATCCAGTGGTTCCCACATCCCCGTAACAACAGACTTAGGGAAGAGCTGCATGCTCAGCTAAGAAAATGGCTGCTAGAAATAAGTAACGGTGTGGTTGTtggaaataattaatattatctcTCCGCAAGGACTGCTGATTATTTAACACTCAGTGTACAtctaattctattttatttcttatggaTGAACGGGAGTAATGATGCTTAAATCTTCATCGTGTGTTTTTATTGATAACCAACTAGTATCAAGGATTCAAGGTCAAAGTTTAACATCTTCAACCCAGTTGTCTTTTCTAACCATTTGTGATTTCAAGCATGTTTACAAAGGGGATGATTTCAGCTAGCTTGAAAAGCTTACTGCACTCAGTAGAAAATTCAATTAACGTTGAAAAGTCTAAAAGAACATAAATGGGTGCTAATTTAGCTATCtggtatttttcaatattttatccACCAATTTCTAGTATAGTTGAATTTCTTCCCTTCAAACGCAAACCTAACGGTAGTATAAAATTTAACAGAGTACCAACCTAACAATCCACATAATGGCCACAGAACCGATGACTGTTTCCAAATCCATCTCACTGTAAAGATTTGTCAGAATACAGATTAAATGCAAAACAAGGCGGCAGCATTACCTGAAATGAAGCCATCAATGTGAATATGATATTTCCTTTTTGTATTGCGTCAACTTTTCGGGTAGCAAAGCTTTTCCCATCGCGTATTCGTTGAACTTGGTATATAATTGGCACTACAAGAGTATATGCAAACATACACCATGTGTAATATCACTTTAGCTGTTATGCTCCACTAGCAGGACAATAAGCCCAGATAAACATGTTTGAAAAAGGAGATCTATTTATGCAacccatttattttctttttataagaaaCATATGGCAAGGATTCCCTCTTCAGGAATAATTGACTGGGAAGAGTAAAATCCCTTACTGAGCTTGTGTCAGGAAGTGCAAAATGATTACATATATAATGACCAAACATATCACTAAATAGACCTGATAAAAGTCTCTCTCTTAAAGATGGACTGAGGAGGTAGGACAAGATGATCTAAAacttgataggaaaaaaaaaaaattgaacaagaagggAAAGGCATTATTGAAGCAAACACAGGCATTGTTGGTACCTGACTATCaagtgttatgaaaaatttcaattgaactATAAACTTAACCTCTACTTTATTTCTTGCTTTATActaatcttcttcttttccaaaCAAGAAGAAAGTAAGTAATTTGAAGGTCTTTGATAGGATTAATTTGTCTTAGACTCTAGAGAACAAGGTTGTTTTGCTGTTTCTCGCGGAGCTTGTTGATAAGTTAGAGTAGAGGCTGGATGTAGGTGAATTTTCACTCATTTCTTGCAGCATCTATTAGTAGAGAGAACACACATATTTGCCTACCAAACAGGAAAGGATAACAGAGTATGTAAATTAGTTGTTGCATCTCCTAGGAGATATTGCAATTGTTACATGAATCATGAAGTTTGAACAGACGTAACCTCTGAGCATGACTTTGCTAAGGgtaacagaatcaaaagtgcATGAATTTCTATTCACAGATTAGGCATCCCAGGTTATACTTACTGTCAAGATCCccaataagaagaaaataagcaTGCAAGCTATGAACAAGTTTAAAGCAATCAACTGTTTTTGATGCTGCAGCCAATGCCTGCACATAACATCACAGTGTAATAATGAGAAAAGATAGCTATGTTTCTGTCCTCAAATTAGAGCACTCAATGTACTATTGAAACAGGGAGTAAAACAAAAGAGTCAGCTTTATATTAGCTTAAAATTAAGAATTCAAAAGTAAGAATGCTGGTTTATACAGGATAATTGAAAGTTGAATTGATAAAAACCAAAAGAGATAAATCGAAGGAGCCAAGTCcatttttttatcacataaaAGTGGATCAAAACAGTACTTGTTAAACAATGAAAGCATGATGTGGATTGTGTGTCCTCACCACAACCCATTTCATACCTGTCCAACAAACTGTCCTCCAAAGACCTTTCCAAATCGTGGGGCATCTGGCAGAGTAATGCCCTGGAATATATTCACCTTCAAAACACACAACAAAATCTTAGTCTAGATTTATACCAATTCCTTCACTAACCTATCACAAGGAAGTCTAGAACACTCAAACCAGAGTTGAATGTTGTATTCATTAACCATAATTCTCATAGAGAGGAAAATTATACTGTTAGAGCACAACTTCAATTTTCCATTGTTTCTGTGTGTCCATTGAATAGAAGTTAAGAGCTTCTAGTTTCACCTCATTTTGGCTCACTTAAGAGGTGAACTGGCCATCATAACATATATCAAATTCAGACGCATAAACATTTAAATACCAGGAAGCACAAAAATTCTCCTTCTGCATTCTCTGATAAGATAACAAAAGTCAAATCCTAAATCGAAAACACCTCAATGTGCAGGAAGAACATACTTCTATTGACTCCAAATGCAATATGCTCTCCACAAGGGGGCAGGAGTCGAGTGTCTTGTCTGCATTCCATATAGATTTTGGTCGAAGCAAAGTGCATTGATCATGAGGTAGCACTAAGCAAATTAGCTGTCAAAACAGACCCCAGATTAAATGCCACTGTCAATTTCAGTTAAGTCCCGTTTTAAGTTTAGCAAGATAGATGTTTGAGCAGCTGGGGTTGTATATCAGAGAAGATAAAGTGAGAAAACAAATACAGTTGCAGCTTGCAGCTACCTTAGTCAAAGCAATTACATCTGCCTGCTGAACAGACGCAGACAAACCTGCAAATAACAAGTTAATGTCACTCTTCCAGGCCTATTAGATTCACTATTAAAGATCATAAATTGTTATAAACCAAGTGGTATCACATCTAGTGataagaaacattaaaaaacatacaaTTGATATTTGActagtagaaataaaaaaaagattgtatcGCAACAACAAAAGGTCTAAgattgcaaccaagaaaatcatCTTCTCACCATCACCAAAGTAATCATATCGCTGCAATTGAAACTCAGGACGACCCTCTTCCTCTTCATTTACTGTTCCACAGACTTGTGCCTATAAATCAGAATTTCCAACGATCAGCCAAAGTGgcttaaaaatagaaagaaagaaaaacagaattAACAATGGTAACTGCTTATGATTAGTTATGAAGCAAACCGACCTCCCCTTTCCATATAAAATAGATTCCTTCCCCAACTTCTCCCTGACGAATAATATACTGTCCTTCCTCTACAGCACAAATCATTCAAAATGaagattttcttttaagaaaataaacacaagataaaacagagagagagagagagagagttaaatTCTCTTAAAGAAGTAAAAATTACCATAGCGTTTAACAATAACGAGCTCCGCGATTTTCTTGAGAGACGAGCTAGGCAACCTCTGTAGCAGAGGAACACCTCCTAAGAACTCCGTAGCTGCAAAAAAATCTCACGAAGTTCTTTCGTTTTTCCCgcattttctcagcaaccaaacagaaaTTAAGGGTTTGAATAGAATTTACCTGATTCGATGTCCATAGAGAAGCGTGAAACGATGAGAATTGGAGCAGAAACGTGCGATTATGGAGCTTGATCCGATCCTTCAGTGCGGTAAAGTTTTAAGATTGATGAAGGGAGAGGGGCGTAGCAGGGTGTAGATTGAGTGCTTTTCAATGTATTGAATTATTGTGCACTTTTTATACTCCAGCAAATAGATAGACAGAGAGGGGGGGATAGCAGCAATACACTTGCCGGTAATAGTCGGGATTTTCTTTGTACTTTCCCGGTTGGTTTGTATTCAATGGCCAACCAGAGGCGACAAATTTGGGAGATAAAAAGGGTGCCCCACTGTTGATCTAAGGAACCGTGAAAGTAAACACGTGTTTCattttactaattaaaaaaacactaactcttcattttttaaaatataatgaaataacTTTATTAgctttaaattttgtaaaaaatatatatatatgcagtcGTCCAAAagcattttcatctttttattatgatttttattttttgctataaTCATTTAGGAGATTtggcaaattaaaaaatataaatgttattaaaaaatattacatgccTACCATTCATTAACCAAACATCTCCTCCTTTCATTATAACAACATGTATGGCTAGCAAGCTTTTGGTCTGGAATCAattactatttctttttttccttttcttttcactctTCTCGATTTGCACGCCTGACTCTTTGAAAACTTGGAGGGGATATTCAATCTGTTGTTTTCCTTCGTAtttgatccatatttttttttaattatttattttatattaaataatttatcaaaataaaaatgccttttaatttcattcctaTTAGGACAGCTTCAGAGGAGAAAATAGGATGTTTCAACCAGAAAACTTCACCAACAACAAATCGACAAGGAACTGAAAAGTAAAGTCCAATCATCATCACTCAGAAATTCTTTGCAAGTTAAGGTAATCAGTAGTAAGAAAATCACTTTACCTTGCTCAAAATGTTAAGAGAAAAGGTTAGCTTTTTGAATTTggtaaaaataaacacaaatatgAACTTGTACTTGATCCTTGCCAGCCCCAGAAATATTTTGAAGCTGATAACAGGAAACGGCGAAAAAAGAATCTCTCGGGATCAGGAACAGCGAGATgatgtatatattataattgATAGAAGATCTGAccaaaaaacagagaaaacttgaagaaaaaaacccagCAGTTTCAGAAAAGACTTGGTCCAGATTGTAAAATAACTTGGACACTAACCAATATCAAAAGAGAATAGGAAGAGTAAAGCATTTCTCAATCACCCCAGAACTCTTAAGAGATTCAAGGGCACAATCAATTTCTTCTTTGCTCCACCTCCTCCTGCCCTGGATGCAGGAAAATAAGCCCAAGAATTTGTTACAAAACCTCATAGAAACAGGAACTTAGAAGAAAGTAAAAGAAGCAAGATTTACATTATTTTCCTTTCCGGCTTCATTTTAACAGCACAAACAAAGGCAATGCTAAAAGTCAAAACACACAAGCcatataaaaatcacaattaccttaacttgtgaaaaaaaaaaagagcattatCTTGGGTCTGCAATGACTGCCAATCTTTCTCTTTACAACATTCAAAGCTCAGTTAGAAGTTGCAATATGCTCTTCTCATGGGGAGCAAAAATCAGTAGCCTCCCATGGAATCCTCATAAACCTTTCTCTATGCTCTTCTAAGATATTAAAAATGTCAAACATACATCAATAATCAAAAGACATAGGAACAGTTACGcaaatcaaggtttttttttttttttgcaaaaaaaaaattaaaaatagaatgcTATACAAATGGTAGCTTTTTCTAGCTTCCAACAAAAAGATATgggaagtttgaaaaaaatgattagttAATTCAAAGCACCAGCAGTAagtaataattacaaaacacaATACCAAAACCAAGTTGAAAACTGAGCAAAATACAAAACTGGTAAAATGTATCAAAAGGAACTGGAACCGATTTCTCCACCACTGTGTGTCCCTTTTGTTCAGTCTATGTTTGGTGCAATCACCTAAGGctagaaacaaaaacaacacattACTCTACAAGTagttcattaaaatatatattgtaaattGCAAACACATGCTAACAATAAATTGTGGCAACAGAAGGGCAAGCAAGCTTCACCAGAATAGATATCAAATGCCACAAATAACGATTGCTATCACCTACCAACAACAGTGCAATGATTGTTAGTCCATAGCATTGGTGTAACCAATAATAGTGCAATGCATATGGCTTGGTCTATTTCCATGC from Populus alba chromosome 14, ASM523922v2, whole genome shotgun sequence includes:
- the LOC118041654 gene encoding acyl-CoA hydrolase 2 isoform X2, translating into MDIESATEFLGGVPLLQRLPSSSLKKIAELVIVKRYEEGQYIIRQGEVGEGIYFIWKGEAQVCGTVNEEEEGRPEFQLQRYDYFGDGLSASVQQADVIALTKLICLVLPHDQCTLLRPKSIWNADKTLDSCPLVESILHLESIEVNIFQGITLPDAPRFGKVFGGQFVGQALAAASKTVDCFKLVHSLHAYFLLIGDLDMPIIYQVQRIRDGKSFATRKVDAIQKGNIIFTLMASFQLLSMEELREKRLTDPLLPRSYRNKVAAKEFVPWPMEIRFCEPNTNTNQTKSPPSLKYWFRAKGKLSDDQALHRCVVAYASDLIFLQVSVNPHRARGLKPSAVSLDHTMWFHRPFRADEWLLFAIVSPAAYNARGFVVGEMFNRKGEHIVSVTQEGLLRTFATTNRARNPTTASKL
- the LOC118041654 gene encoding acyl-CoA hydrolase 2 isoform X1; the protein is MDIESATEFLGGVPLLQRLPSSSLKKIAELVIVKRYEEGQYIIRQGEVGEGIYFIWKGEAQVCGTVNEEEEGRPEFQLQRYDYFGDGLSASVQQADVIALTKLICLVLPHDQCTLLRPKSIWNADKTLDSCPLVESILHLESIEVNIFQGITLPDAPRFGKVFGGQFVGQALAAASKTVDCFKLVHSLHAYFLLIGDLDMPIIYQVQRIRDGKSFATRKVDAIQKGNIIFTLMASFQKEEHGFVHQLAQMPAVPEPELLLSMEELREKRLTDPLLPRSYRNKVAAKEFVPWPMEIRFCEPNTNTNQTKSPPSLKYWFRAKGKLSDDQALHRCVVAYASDLIFLQVSVNPHRARGLKPSAVSLDHTMWFHRPFRADEWLLFAIVSPAAYNARGFVVGEMFNRKGEHIVSVTQEGLLRTFATTNRARNPTTASKL